Proteins from a single region of Chryseobacterium scophthalmum:
- a CDS encoding GLPGLI family protein produces the protein MFKSILASFFILLSVLSFSQTYEIQYESSYNGKTQPNQNQTIVWVNENENFILNTKIKERKSDYPFEISKIEKPSNTIVSYAFLKPNEAISTSDRESIAKQEFELTTQTKKILGYNCKKAVTKINSNTIEVWYTNDLKIKGGPSSLGQNLGLVLQVERNGNSATTAVSLKKIKTTGIDKIINKTIPTKDLLSYKDLLWKSRFTTLKVFENEIINFSDQSKSDEKIKRFANGTIILKKVKFPKIALGDNIFVELKQQSNGDAYDRTGTVFFIPEEKSQTFFDGLEKGAKTLPVYENGNGKQYYGVVSNQNYQPTVELMRFFTAFGINKFNHIELKDKTWQTVSPFRQDITELKPSLSEKELWIGTFIGNYDKGGHKVSLDITIHNSEQIVNKNNKVIPLFNTTNIMEMAGQDYATMFNNDKGLFVEFNLEKDLKNAQLRYITTGHGGWENGDEFIPKANSIYLDGKMAFSFTPWRTECGSYRLFNPASGNFADGLSSSDLSRSNWCPGTVTNPNFISLGDLKAGKHTIQVKIPQGEPEGTSFSAWNISGVLLGNE, from the coding sequence ATGTTTAAATCTATTTTAGCAAGTTTTTTTATTTTATTATCTGTTTTGAGTTTTTCGCAGACTTACGAAATTCAATATGAAAGTTCGTACAACGGAAAAACTCAACCCAATCAGAACCAGACAATTGTTTGGGTAAATGAAAATGAAAACTTTATTTTAAATACAAAAATTAAAGAACGAAAAAGCGATTATCCTTTTGAAATCAGTAAAATTGAAAAACCTTCGAACACAATTGTTTCTTATGCATTTTTAAAACCGAATGAAGCTATTTCCACTTCAGACAGAGAATCGATTGCTAAACAGGAATTTGAATTAACGACACAGACTAAAAAGATCTTAGGCTACAACTGTAAAAAAGCGGTTACAAAAATCAATTCGAATACCATTGAAGTTTGGTACACCAATGATTTAAAAATAAAAGGCGGACCATCAAGTTTAGGACAAAACTTAGGCTTGGTTTTACAGGTTGAAAGAAACGGAAATTCTGCAACAACCGCAGTTTCTTTAAAGAAAATTAAAACAACAGGAATTGACAAGATTATTAATAAAACGATTCCTACTAAAGATTTATTGAGCTACAAAGATCTACTTTGGAAAAGCAGATTTACGACGTTAAAAGTTTTTGAAAATGAAATTATCAATTTCTCAGATCAGTCAAAATCTGATGAAAAAATAAAAAGATTTGCCAACGGAACAATTATTTTAAAAAAGGTAAAGTTTCCAAAAATTGCTCTGGGCGATAATATTTTTGTGGAACTGAAACAACAATCCAACGGTGACGCTTACGACAGAACCGGAACTGTATTTTTTATTCCTGAAGAAAAATCGCAGACATTTTTTGATGGTTTAGAAAAAGGAGCAAAAACACTTCCTGTTTATGAAAATGGAAACGGAAAACAATATTACGGAGTTGTTTCCAATCAAAATTATCAACCGACGGTTGAATTAATGAGATTTTTTACCGCTTTCGGAATCAACAAGTTCAATCATATTGAATTAAAGGATAAAACTTGGCAAACGGTAAGTCCGTTTCGTCAGGATATTACCGAATTAAAACCTTCCCTTTCAGAAAAAGAACTTTGGATTGGAACTTTTATCGGTAATTACGATAAAGGCGGTCACAAAGTAAGTTTAGATATTACGATTCATAACAGCGAACAAATTGTTAATAAAAATAATAAGGTCATTCCGCTTTTCAACACGACTAATATTATGGAAATGGCGGGTCAGGATTATGCAACAATGTTTAATAATGATAAAGGACTTTTTGTGGAATTTAATTTAGAAAAAGATCTTAAAAATGCACAGTTAAGATACATTACAACCGGACATGGAGGTTGGGAAAATGGTGACGAATTTATCCCGAAAGCCAATTCAATTTATTTAGACGGAAAAATGGCATTTTCATTTACACCTTGGAGAACAGAATGCGGGTCTTACCGATTATTTAATCCGGCTTCCGGAAATTTCGCAGACGGACTTTCTTCTTCAGATTTAAGCAGATCAAATTGGTGTCCCGGAACGGTAACCAATCCAAACTTTATTTCTTTAGGTGATTTAAAAGCTGGAAAACATACAATTCAGGTGAAAATTCCGCAGGGAGAACCGGAAGGAACAAGCTTCAGTGCATGGAATATTTCAGGCGTTTTATTAGGAAATGAGTAA
- the asnB gene encoding asparagine synthase B: MCGIVCLFDAKQSTEILRPQVLEMSKKIRHRGPDWSGVFQSEKVVFSHERLAIVDPASGKQPLFSKDGKIVLAVNGEIYNHRELKKEFPDYEFQTESDCEVIIALYQKYGKDFIEKLNGIFAFALYDIENNTYLIARDHMGICPLYQGWDREGNYYVASELKALEGICKKIETFLPGHYLYSIEGHELQQWYKRDWENFDAVKDNVTDIQAIRKGLEDAVHRQLMSDVPYGVLLSGGLDSSIISAVTAKFARQRIESGDTQEAWYPRLHSFAVGLVGSPDLAAAKKAAEHIGSIHHEVNFTVQEGLDAIRDVIYHLETYDVTTIRASTPMYLLARVIKSMGIKMVLSGEGADELFGGYLYFHKAPNAKEFHDETVRKLSKLHLYDCLRANKALMSWGIEGRVPFLDKEFMDIAMNVNPEDKMIRKEEGKIEKWVLRKAFEDLLPESIAWRQKEQFSDGVGYSWIDTLKDIAEKYVTDEMMANAKFKFPLNTPQNKEEYRYRTIFEEHFPSETAAATVPSVPSVACSTPIALEWDEAFKKMNDPSGRAVKVHETSY, translated from the coding sequence ATGTGTGGAATCGTTTGCTTATTTGACGCAAAACAGTCAACCGAAATACTAAGACCTCAGGTTCTTGAAATGTCTAAAAAAATCCGTCACCGTGGTCCCGATTGGAGTGGAGTTTTTCAAAGTGAAAAAGTTGTTTTTTCTCATGAAAGACTTGCTATCGTAGATCCGGCTTCCGGAAAACAACCTCTATTTTCAAAAGATGGAAAAATTGTACTTGCCGTAAACGGTGAAATTTATAACCACAGAGAATTAAAAAAAGAATTCCCTGATTATGAATTTCAAACCGAGTCTGACTGCGAAGTCATTATTGCTCTTTACCAGAAATACGGAAAAGATTTTATTGAAAAACTTAACGGTATTTTTGCTTTTGCATTATACGACATTGAAAATAACACTTACCTCATTGCAAGAGATCATATGGGAATTTGCCCGCTTTATCAAGGTTGGGACAGAGAAGGAAATTATTACGTTGCTTCAGAATTGAAAGCTTTAGAAGGAATCTGCAAAAAAATTGAAACTTTTTTACCAGGACATTATTTATATAGTATTGAAGGACACGAACTTCAGCAATGGTACAAAAGAGACTGGGAAAACTTCGATGCTGTAAAAGATAATGTTACAGATATTCAGGCTATCAGAAAAGGACTGGAAGATGCCGTTCACAGACAATTGATGAGTGATGTTCCTTATGGAGTTCTGCTTTCAGGAGGTTTAGACTCATCTATTATTTCTGCCGTTACCGCAAAATTTGCAAGACAGAGAATAGAAAGTGGCGATACTCAAGAAGCGTGGTATCCAAGATTGCATAGTTTTGCCGTTGGATTGGTTGGTTCTCCTGATTTGGCTGCAGCGAAAAAAGCTGCAGAACATATAGGTTCTATTCATCATGAAGTTAACTTTACCGTTCAGGAAGGCTTAGATGCGATCCGTGACGTGATTTATCATTTGGAAACTTATGATGTGACAACAATTCGAGCTTCCACTCCGATGTACCTTTTAGCTAGAGTCATAAAATCTATGGGAATCAAAATGGTACTTTCTGGTGAAGGTGCAGATGAATTATTTGGTGGATATTTATATTTCCATAAAGCTCCGAATGCAAAAGAATTTCACGATGAAACGGTAAGAAAACTTAGCAAACTTCACTTATATGATTGTTTAAGAGCCAACAAAGCATTGATGAGTTGGGGAATTGAAGGCAGAGTTCCGTTTTTGGATAAAGAATTTATGGATATTGCGATGAATGTAAACCCGGAAGATAAAATGATTCGCAAAGAAGAAGGAAAAATTGAAAAATGGGTTTTAAGAAAAGCATTCGAAGATCTTTTACCTGAATCTATTGCTTGGAGACAGAAAGAACAGTTCTCAGACGGAGTTGGTTATTCATGGATCGACACTTTAAAAGATATTGCCGAAAAATATGTTACTGATGAAATGATGGCGAATGCGAAATTCAAATTTCCTTTAAACACACCGCAAAATAAAGAAGAATATCGCTACAGAACAATTTTTGAAGAGCATTTCCCAAGTGAAACTGCGGCTGCAACAGTTCCTTCGGTTCCTTCAGTTGCGTGCTCCACTCCTATCGCATTAGAATGGGATGAAGCATTTAAAAAGATGAACGACCCAAGTGGAAGAGCCGTAAAAGTGCACGAAACTTCTTATTAA